Proteins encoded within one genomic window of Fibrobacter sp. UWB16:
- a CDS encoding cell wall metabolism sensor histidine kinase WalK: MRNIQNEAYLAQKNFSESVATFREQCESTISKEQSKIFQEVKSASLYLYEQPHSLLDFGNATQFKTVNGIEAMFLYNNGTLIYPDISSKHFSKTSDFSNSIASHFEKMLFREEVTSAMPQPANLSRSARQLRFSFENLDDQIQNILGLVRIAYKTKDYDEALRLLNILEEHPHQQGYLHSDLTRSVNLLHFEILVAQKKHKEAEDYTIAVLNQFLQSENIENLPSAKFFFETAFTQILSFENLSQEKREAFWNLRENFNRQLGYMDIFFSNKDIVQSLLNKETTSKNGIDIMSDNKSTFIKMSYPILSGDQVVLAKVNIDEYRERMRSKLKTSAQGWKGIPYSITEGSDKTLILGHVSDSSAVLTQVTLDKVISWNLTLYEKGLSEIKRDTRKRMFLMYGLLSFSLITVLLGSIVMFRFLTQEHKLLAMKANFLSSVSHELKTPLTSIKMFAEMMARGRVQKVEKVQEYSGLIGKEATRLENLIGAILNYTRMEHGKGGFHWEKLDFSACVQKVFDNVEDIGVEKGLLFHTKIEPSLFVIGDYTALYSLVQNLIENAIKYTNAPGDITITVAPDEDRVVFSVADTGIGIPSSEQKNIFNDFYRVGDEMTRSTKGSGLGLAIVKRVAETHKATISLTSKPGKGSTFTVRFKKAE; the protein is encoded by the coding sequence GTGAGAAACATCCAGAACGAAGCTTACCTTGCACAAAAGAACTTCAGCGAGAGCGTTGCTACATTCCGAGAACAATGCGAATCGACCATCAGCAAAGAACAGAGCAAGATATTCCAGGAAGTCAAGTCGGCCTCACTGTACCTTTACGAACAGCCCCATAGCTTGCTCGACTTCGGAAATGCCACTCAGTTCAAGACGGTGAACGGCATTGAAGCGATGTTCCTGTACAACAACGGGACGCTCATCTACCCCGACATTTCGTCCAAGCATTTTTCAAAGACTTCGGACTTTTCGAACAGTATTGCAAGCCATTTCGAAAAGATGCTGTTCCGCGAAGAAGTCACTTCGGCCATGCCGCAACCGGCAAACCTTTCGCGTTCGGCACGCCAGCTTCGTTTTTCATTCGAAAACCTGGACGACCAGATCCAGAACATTCTTGGACTTGTGCGTATCGCATACAAGACCAAGGACTACGACGAAGCGCTCCGCCTCTTGAACATTCTCGAGGAGCACCCGCACCAGCAAGGCTACCTCCACTCGGACTTAACTCGCTCCGTCAACTTGCTGCACTTTGAAATTCTCGTTGCGCAAAAGAAGCACAAAGAAGCTGAAGACTACACAATCGCGGTCTTAAACCAGTTTTTGCAAAGCGAAAACATCGAGAACCTCCCTTCGGCAAAATTTTTCTTTGAAACCGCCTTTACGCAAATTCTTTCTTTCGAGAACCTGAGCCAGGAAAAACGCGAAGCGTTTTGGAACTTGAGAGAGAACTTCAACCGCCAGCTCGGCTATATGGACATATTCTTTAGCAACAAAGATATTGTCCAGTCGCTATTAAACAAAGAAACGACGTCCAAAAACGGCATCGACATCATGAGCGACAACAAGTCGACGTTCATCAAGATGAGCTACCCGATCCTCTCTGGTGACCAGGTGGTTCTCGCCAAGGTGAACATCGACGAATACCGCGAACGCATGCGTTCCAAGCTCAAGACTTCGGCCCAGGGCTGGAAGGGCATTCCCTACTCCATCACTGAAGGTTCCGACAAGACGCTTATACTCGGACACGTCTCGGACAGTTCGGCCGTCCTCACGCAAGTTACTCTAGATAAAGTCATATCATGGAATTTGACCTTGTACGAAAAGGGATTAAGCGAAATCAAGCGCGACACGCGCAAGCGCATGTTCCTCATGTACGGGCTTTTGTCATTCTCGCTCATTACCGTGCTTCTTGGCTCCATCGTAATGTTCCGCTTCCTCACGCAAGAACATAAGCTTTTAGCCATGAAGGCGAACTTCCTTTCGAGCGTGTCGCACGAACTCAAGACGCCGCTGACATCCATCAAGATGTTTGCCGAAATGATGGCTCGCGGCCGTGTGCAAAAAGTCGAAAAAGTGCAGGAATATTCCGGCCTTATCGGCAAGGAAGCGACACGTCTGGAAAACTTGATAGGCGCCATTTTGAACTACACGCGCATGGAACATGGCAAGGGCGGTTTCCATTGGGAAAAGCTAGACTTTTCTGCATGTGTCCAGAAGGTTTTCGATAACGTAGAAGACATTGGCGTCGAAAAAGGACTTTTGTTCCATACCAAAATTGAACCAAGCTTATTTGTCATTGGCGATTACACAGCTCTTTACAGCTTGGTACAGAACCTTATCGAAAATGCCATTAAATACACAAATGCTCCAGGCGACATCACCATAACGGTCGCCCCTGACGAAGACAGAGTCGTTTTCTCCGTAGCAGATACCGGCATAGGCATCCCGTCTTCGGAGCAAAAAAATATATTTAATGATTTTTATAGAGTCGGCGATGAGATGACCCGCAGCACA
- a CDS encoding DMT family transporter, which produces MVLAAFLWGSTFVAQIEGNDVGPFAFVCMRNFIATGVLFGLAKVLDKFNKSPRKPKTKEENKTLWKAGLFCGLTLFFAMNLQQTGLFLGCSAGKAGFLTACYIIFVPILSTFFGKKISPKIWLCVAITLEGLYLLCIKEDFTIQPSDIILLLCALAFAAHILIVGKYGPYMDNVRLSAIQFLVVASLSIFPMFFVDLKGNFAGFGTVIDVYSHFKPWIPLLYAAILSSGVAFTLQIVAQNKLRPTIASLLMSLESVFSVISGWVMLGERFTLQEAIGCVLMFTAVILAQVKIRRR; this is translated from the coding sequence ATGGTACTGGCGGCATTTCTATGGGGTTCCACATTTGTCGCCCAAATCGAAGGGAACGACGTCGGCCCGTTCGCTTTCGTGTGCATGCGAAATTTCATTGCCACAGGTGTCCTTTTCGGACTGGCGAAGGTATTGGACAAATTCAACAAAAGTCCTAGAAAGCCGAAAACAAAAGAAGAAAACAAGACTCTCTGGAAAGCAGGACTTTTTTGCGGGCTTACGCTTTTCTTTGCAATGAACTTGCAACAGACAGGGCTTTTTCTCGGATGTTCCGCCGGGAAGGCTGGGTTCCTGACCGCGTGCTACATCATTTTCGTACCGATTCTAAGCACATTTTTTGGCAAGAAGATTTCCCCGAAAATTTGGCTCTGCGTAGCCATCACGCTTGAAGGGCTTTACCTGCTCTGCATCAAAGAAGATTTTACCATCCAGCCATCTGATATTATTCTGTTGCTTTGCGCGCTCGCCTTTGCAGCACACATTCTCATCGTCGGGAAGTACGGCCCTTACATGGACAATGTGAGACTTTCGGCAATACAGTTTCTAGTGGTGGCATCGCTTTCCATTTTCCCGATGTTTTTCGTGGACTTGAAAGGAAATTTTGCGGGGTTTGGCACGGTGATAGACGTCTATTCGCATTTCAAGCCATGGATTCCACTTTTATACGCCGCCATCCTTTCGAGCGGTGTAGCTTTCACGTTGCAAATTGTTGCGCAAAATAAATTAAGGCCCACCATAGCATCGCTATTGATGAGCCTTGAATCTGTATTTTCCGTGATTTCTGGATGGGTAATGCTCGGCGAGCGATTCACCCTTCAAGAAGCAATCGGTTGCGTGCTAATGTTTACCGCCGTCATCCTTGCGCAAGTCAAAATCAGACGCCGATAG
- a CDS encoding DUF1565 domain-containing protein produces the protein MKSIKILAAAAAFCFVGQSFATDWYVSPNGKNKNEGKSTSAPLKNIWKAIELASDGDVIRVAAGNYNGQMKQGWIKLDKPVSIIGGYSNDFSSRDVVKNKTLFQPTNEMNGTKGQGILHLNYKGANSKVVIDGFIFDQGEANSYHPVEGKPEGVETGMWLEPPSKGNTTFPSLNNYSLYGENSEGDLTIQNCVFVNAGNIALNLNHVAGKVKVLNNIFIANRIVGANVQAKQNKVDAVDYEFAYNTVMFTWTRTKLFEDMGYGVRANTNCITRVHNNILALNMMAGFDNTKGDPKSKKVYLDKNAFILNKKGDVTVTVSPNILWLNVADGAFEDLEDAPSIQSLNGNISISDPSIFKGKINQAYLEGFLNATYTEQASYNENSPANLFRAAMGLNKQGSIKSKVSMFMNKYPMEEALNLFGLMEGYGAQKQK, from the coding sequence ATGAAATCCATTAAAATTTTAGCTGCAGCCGCAGCGTTTTGTTTCGTAGGTCAATCGTTCGCAACAGACTGGTACGTAAGCCCTAACGGCAAAAACAAGAACGAGGGAAAATCAACATCCGCCCCGCTCAAAAACATCTGGAAAGCCATAGAACTCGCTTCTGACGGAGATGTCATCCGCGTGGCAGCCGGTAATTACAACGGTCAGATGAAACAGGGGTGGATCAAGCTCGACAAGCCAGTATCCATCATAGGTGGCTACTCGAACGATTTTTCCAGTCGCGATGTCGTTAAAAACAAGACCTTATTCCAGCCCACCAACGAAATGAACGGCACCAAGGGCCAAGGTATTCTGCACCTCAATTATAAGGGTGCCAATTCGAAGGTCGTCATCGATGGATTCATTTTTGACCAAGGCGAAGCCAACAGTTACCACCCGGTTGAAGGTAAGCCAGAAGGCGTCGAAACAGGTATGTGGCTTGAACCGCCATCCAAGGGAAACACCACCTTCCCTTCCCTTAACAACTACAGCCTCTACGGTGAAAACTCTGAAGGCGACCTTACCATCCAGAACTGCGTCTTTGTAAATGCCGGTAATATCGCATTGAACTTAAACCATGTCGCAGGCAAGGTCAAGGTTTTGAACAACATTTTTATTGCCAATAGAATTGTTGGTGCAAACGTGCAAGCCAAGCAAAATAAAGTCGACGCCGTCGATTATGAATTTGCCTATAATACCGTGATGTTCACCTGGACACGCACCAAGCTGTTCGAAGACATGGGTTACGGTGTTCGAGCCAACACGAACTGCATTACCCGAGTTCACAACAACATTTTGGCCCTCAATATGATGGCCGGATTCGACAACACCAAGGGTGACCCCAAATCAAAGAAGGTCTATCTCGACAAGAACGCCTTCATCTTGAACAAGAAGGGTGACGTCACTGTTACCGTGAGCCCGAACATTCTTTGGCTTAACGTTGCCGACGGCGCATTCGAAGACTTGGAAGACGCACCGAGCATCCAAAGCCTCAATGGAAACATCTCCATTAGCGATCCTAGCATTTTCAAGGGAAAAATCAACCAGGCTTATCTGGAAGGCTTCTTAAACGCCACTTACACAGAACAGGCTTCGTATAACGAAAATTCCCCGGCAAACCTTTTCAGAGCCGCCATGGGCCTCAACAAACAGGGTTCCATCAAGTCTAAGGTATCTATGTTCATGAACAAGTACCCGATGGAAGAAGCACTAAACCTCTTTGGACTGATGGAAGGTTACGGCGCTCAAAAGCAAAAGTAA
- a CDS encoding AAA family ATPase yields MENGKKILNDFVKSKFADQNELKKALFQAGVAALDEGWTFMDATFQLGGKARDEGLSADDVEKILRNAFSEEKRRTEREVEQKAAAQAAPQPTQAPQAQSAQAQPGMAPGMAPGYAAMGPTVISPLSATMMQQMIALGLDNQSLELLQNFKIDPEALSIPWPAPDWRKDFAKLLAATFKPDETVEFKISNTPSGSREIVSKIIAQDEALKKIMKQLDGPDGALLTINAVKGGADATDESWHYRYVVVDNPKMTLAKQLAYYKALNLPCAALVNTGANSVQAWIKIEAHDQEEYKERVDFLFQTLESQGFKVDDGNRNPNQMVRMPGVLRNGKQQYLIALEQGAKNFTDWREWAEYSLDGKPLVELASDSEEAPKKDVTIIENVLRAGEFFLFTAPPKSGKSLALMDMALSICHGEDWLGNTTNANDVLYINLELTKSVFLNRLFLLGEKRNLQPNTPKFGFLNLRGTALTPLEIAQLIAKRIQGAKKLENHDYKVVVIDPISAVLHNPKSSRLSGSPHQILMQMVDSIIALTGCAVVTSTNIGEYPYLESRADSVISLTPVEGSLNTYQIKGSFREFPKTLARECSWIYPRFIV; encoded by the coding sequence ATGGAAAACGGAAAGAAAATTCTTAACGACTTCGTAAAGAGCAAATTCGCCGACCAGAATGAACTAAAGAAGGCTTTGTTCCAAGCCGGCGTTGCCGCGCTTGACGAAGGCTGGACGTTCATGGACGCCACATTCCAGCTCGGCGGCAAGGCTCGCGACGAGGGGCTCTCGGCAGACGATGTCGAGAAGATTTTGCGCAACGCCTTCTCCGAAGAAAAGCGCCGTACCGAACGCGAAGTCGAACAAAAAGCGGCCGCACAAGCCGCTCCGCAGCCTACACAAGCGCCGCAAGCTCAGTCAGCCCAAGCACAACCTGGCATGGCTCCCGGAATGGCTCCGGGCTACGCAGCCATGGGCCCAACCGTCATCTCGCCACTTTCGGCAACGATGATGCAGCAGATGATTGCGCTCGGTCTCGACAACCAGTCTCTTGAGCTGTTGCAGAACTTCAAGATCGACCCCGAAGCGCTCTCGATTCCATGGCCCGCTCCAGACTGGCGCAAAGACTTTGCAAAGCTCCTGGCGGCAACGTTCAAGCCCGACGAAACAGTTGAATTCAAGATTTCGAACACGCCATCGGGTTCTCGCGAAATCGTCTCGAAGATTATCGCGCAAGACGAAGCGCTCAAGAAAATCATGAAGCAACTCGACGGTCCGGACGGAGCGCTCCTCACAATTAACGCTGTGAAAGGCGGAGCCGATGCCACCGACGAAAGTTGGCATTATCGTTACGTTGTCGTAGACAACCCGAAGATGACGCTCGCCAAACAGCTCGCTTACTACAAAGCATTGAACCTCCCCTGCGCCGCCCTTGTGAACACGGGCGCAAACTCCGTGCAGGCTTGGATCAAGATTGAAGCGCATGACCAGGAAGAATACAAGGAACGCGTAGACTTCCTTTTCCAGACGCTTGAATCGCAAGGCTTTAAAGTCGATGACGGCAACCGCAACCCGAACCAGATGGTCCGCATGCCAGGCGTGCTCCGCAACGGCAAGCAGCAGTACCTCATCGCTTTGGAACAAGGTGCCAAGAACTTCACGGATTGGCGCGAATGGGCGGAATACTCGCTCGACGGAAAGCCGCTCGTGGAACTCGCAAGCGATAGCGAAGAAGCCCCGAAAAAAGACGTTACCATTATCGAGAACGTACTCCGCGCTGGTGAATTTTTCTTGTTCACAGCCCCGCCGAAAAGCGGAAAGTCGCTTGCGCTCATGGACATGGCGCTTTCCATTTGCCACGGCGAAGACTGGCTCGGCAACACGACAAATGCAAACGACGTTCTGTACATCAACTTGGAACTCACCAAGTCCGTGTTCCTGAACCGTCTCTTTTTGCTTGGCGAAAAGCGCAATCTTCAACCCAACACGCCCAAATTCGGTTTCTTGAACCTCCGCGGCACAGCGCTTACACCGCTTGAAATCGCACAGCTCATCGCAAAGCGCATTCAAGGCGCCAAGAAGCTCGAAAATCACGATTACAAGGTCGTCGTGATTGACCCGATATCTGCCGTTTTGCACAACCCGAAGTCTTCAAGACTCAGCGGCTCCCCGCATCAGATTTTGATGCAGATGGTCGATTCAATTATAGCCCTCACGGGTTGCGCCGTCGTGACTTCCACGAACATAGGCGAATACCCCTATCTCGAATCCCGCGCCGACAGCGTCATTTCGCTCACGCCGGTAGAAGGAAGCCTGAACACTTACCAGATTAAAGGCTCGTTCCGTGAATTCCCGAAGACTCTCGCCCGCGAATGCTCCTGGATTTATCCTAGATTTATAGTTTAA
- the thiC gene encoding phosphomethylpyrimidine synthase ThiC, with the protein MSESNGFFKPFPQSRKIYVPGKIFPDLKVAMREISLDDPKCPVLPVYDTSGAYGDPDKTIDVKKGLERIREPWIRERLEKDGAHKTQMQYAREGVITREMEYVAIRENQKMDEIFGSSGDAITPEFVRKELAEGRAIIPANVNHPECEPMIIGRNFLTKINSNIGNSSVASSIEQEVEKMVWSVRWGADTVMDLSTGKDIHETREWILRNSPVPIGTVPMYQALEKVNGIADDLTWEVFRDTLIEQAEQGVDYFTIHAGLLLKYIPFALERTTGIVSRGGSIIARWCMVHKQENFLYTHFDEICDILAKYDVCVSLGDGLRPGSIADANDMAQFSELDTLGELTEIAWKKGVQVIIEGPGHVPMHKIRENMDRQIEMCHNAPFYTLGPLTTDIAPGYDHITSAIGAAMIGWFGTAMLCYVTPKEHLGLPDKNDVREGVVTYKLAAHAADLAKGHFAAHFRDDALSRARFSFRWNDQFALSLDPERAVEFHDETLPGNNAKSSHFCSMCGPKFCSMRISKDIQEYVKTGRLDPNSDPLK; encoded by the coding sequence ATGTCTGAATCCAACGGCTTTTTCAAGCCTTTTCCGCAGTCTCGCAAGATTTATGTCCCCGGTAAGATTTTCCCGGATTTGAAAGTCGCCATGCGCGAAATTTCGCTCGACGACCCGAAATGCCCAGTGCTCCCTGTTTACGATACGAGTGGCGCTTATGGCGACCCCGACAAGACAATTGATGTAAAGAAAGGCCTTGAACGTATCCGTGAACCATGGATTCGTGAACGCTTGGAAAAAGACGGTGCCCACAAGACTCAGATGCAGTACGCCCGCGAAGGCGTGATTACTCGCGAAATGGAATATGTTGCCATCCGCGAAAACCAAAAGATGGACGAAATTTTTGGCAGTAGCGGTGACGCCATCACGCCGGAATTCGTGCGCAAGGAACTCGCCGAAGGCCGCGCCATCATCCCTGCCAACGTGAACCACCCGGAATGCGAACCGATGATTATCGGCCGCAACTTCCTCACGAAAATCAACTCCAACATCGGTAACTCTTCTGTCGCTTCTTCTATTGAACAGGAAGTCGAAAAGATGGTCTGGTCCGTGCGCTGGGGGGCAGATACGGTGATGGACCTCTCGACCGGCAAGGATATCCACGAAACGCGCGAATGGATTTTGCGCAACAGCCCCGTGCCTATAGGAACGGTGCCGATGTACCAGGCACTCGAAAAGGTAAACGGCATCGCTGACGACCTCACGTGGGAAGTATTCCGCGATACGCTTATTGAACAGGCCGAACAGGGCGTCGACTACTTTACGATCCACGCAGGTCTTTTGCTCAAGTACATTCCGTTTGCACTCGAACGCACAACGGGCATCGTAAGCCGTGGCGGTTCTATCATCGCCCGCTGGTGCATGGTCCACAAGCAAGAGAACTTCCTCTACACGCACTTCGACGAAATCTGCGACATTCTCGCTAAGTACGACGTTTGCGTTTCTTTGGGCGATGGACTCCGTCCGGGTTCCATTGCAGATGCCAACGACATGGCACAGTTCTCCGAACTTGATACGCTCGGCGAACTCACCGAAATCGCATGGAAGAAGGGCGTTCAGGTCATCATTGAAGGTCCGGGTCACGTGCCGATGCACAAGATTCGCGAAAACATGGACCGCCAGATTGAAATGTGCCACAACGCGCCGTTCTACACACTTGGCCCTCTCACCACGGATATCGCTCCGGGTTACGACCACATCACATCCGCTATCGGCGCAGCCATGATTGGTTGGTTCGGTACCGCCATGCTCTGCTACGTGACGCCGAAGGAACACTTGGGCCTCCCGGACAAGAACGATGTGCGTGAAGGCGTGGTGACGTACAAACTCGCCGCCCATGCCGCAGACCTTGCCAAGGGCCACTTTGCAGCGCATTTCCGCGATGACGCGCTTTCGCGCGCCCGTTTCAGCTTCCGCTGGAACGACCAGTTCGCGCTTTCGCTCGACCCGGAACGCGCCGTAGAATTCCACGACGAAACGCTCCCGGGCAACAACGCAAAGTCCTCGCACTTCTGCTCGATGTGCGGTCCGAAGTTCTGCTCGATGCGCATTTCTAAAGACATTCAGGAATACGTAAAAACCGGCAGACTCGATCCGAATAGCGACCCGCTGAAGTAA
- a CDS encoding LysM peptidoglycan-binding domain-containing protein codes for MRFLKCASICLGLSALIASAYVVKKGDTLWDISAEFLNDPFAWPDLWENNRHIEDPHWIYPGDSIYLGEGIKDDSYRLPKTRPCEAAVADSNLPKGITSVGCDESDARNGDFENMLGNLRDKDKKHKKKKAADTYLYKKRPAPKIFNGYYQILAPEIYTLDSIKKDERFFAIRSGEKKEPIIHIPESEVVVKIGRKTNASLKKGDLIEILDARAIEVPAHKGKSYDNFALVRLTGYAKITDIGDSLSRAKIVQSFREIKMDHSKARLKQPLNILNVTGYTAIPEAKIEDMAMIRYTMDPMLIIGAYAYILVDKGAKQGFNTGDAIAIWEEDKSDAGLPPRLLGRGVIARATNNESTVLVREVYSNSRRIEVGHKVSVTHQANLAQ; via the coding sequence ATGCGATTTTTAAAATGTGCTTCGATCTGTCTTGGTCTTTCGGCTCTGATTGCATCCGCCTATGTGGTTAAAAAAGGCGACACCCTCTGGGACATCAGTGCCGAATTTTTAAACGATCCGTTCGCATGGCCGGACCTCTGGGAAAATAACAGGCACATTGAAGACCCGCACTGGATTTATCCGGGCGACTCCATTTATTTAGGCGAAGGCATCAAGGATGACAGTTACCGTCTCCCCAAAACGAGACCCTGCGAAGCAGCTGTCGCCGATTCCAACTTGCCGAAGGGAATCACCTCCGTCGGTTGCGACGAAAGTGACGCCCGCAATGGTGACTTCGAAAACATGCTTGGAAACCTCCGCGACAAGGACAAGAAGCACAAGAAGAAAAAAGCTGCGGACACCTACCTTTACAAGAAGCGTCCGGCTCCGAAGATTTTCAACGGCTACTACCAGATTCTCGCTCCCGAAATCTACACGCTTGATTCTATTAAAAAGGATGAGCGATTCTTTGCTATCCGCTCTGGCGAAAAGAAAGAACCGATTATCCATATCCCGGAATCTGAAGTTGTCGTAAAGATCGGCCGCAAGACAAATGCAAGTCTCAAGAAGGGCGACCTTATTGAAATTCTGGATGCCCGCGCAATCGAAGTTCCGGCTCACAAGGGCAAGAGCTATGACAATTTTGCACTGGTCCGACTCACTGGCTATGCAAAAATTACCGATATTGGCGATTCCCTTTCGAGAGCAAAGATTGTCCAGAGCTTTAGAGAAATCAAGATGGACCACTCCAAGGCCCGTCTCAAACAGCCGCTCAATATCTTGAACGTTACGGGTTATACAGCCATTCCAGAAGCCAAAATCGAAGATATGGCTATGATCCGTTACACCATGGACCCGATGCTCATCATTGGCGCCTATGCCTACATCCTGGTCGACAAGGGTGCAAAGCAAGGCTTCAACACGGGTGATGCCATTGCCATCTGGGAAGAAGACAAATCCGATGCAGGACTCCCGCCGAGACTTCTTGGCCGCGGTGTAATCGCAAGAGCCACCAACAACGAATCGACAGTACTCGTCCGCGAAGTCTATTCGAACAGTCGTCGCATTGAAGTAGGACACAAGGTTTCTGTAACCCATCAGGCGAACTTGGCGCAGTGA
- a CDS encoding Na+/H+ antiporter NhaC family protein, which produces MEQATNTIMAYGTFWALVPALVAIILALVSKEVYSSLFLGIIVGGLLLCQGTGSGFFDAIFKNGLIAKVADPYNVGILVFLVMLGAMVALMNRAGGSAAFGNWAKTHIKSKVGAQIATICFGILIFIDDYFNCLTVGSVMRPVTDRFKVSHEKLAYLIDSTAAPICIIAPISSWAAAVSGFVEGEDGLTLFIKAIPFNFYALLTILTLFLVVIWNVNIGPMKKHEQHTSAVGLGPEELTVMETKGKVLDLVMPIASLIVFCVLGMIYTGGYFASGDAAKGFVDAFASSDASVGLAIGSFGAFIFTVCFYMSRRVLRFSHSMACLPDGFKAMVPAILILALAWTLKGTTDALGAKEFVAGLVKGGAAGFMNFMPAIIFVIAAFLAFATGTSWGTFGILIPIVVAAFGGVDYSLMVISISACMAGAVCGDHSSPISDTTIMASAGAECNHVNHVNTQIPYVLIVAAISFVTYIIAGFTRSAVLSLLFGFVLTFGTLVMIKKRAKKKGE; this is translated from the coding sequence ATGGAACAGGCCACAAATACAATAATGGCTTATGGAACCTTCTGGGCTCTTGTGCCGGCTCTTGTCGCAATTATTCTTGCCCTTGTGAGTAAAGAAGTTTACTCGTCGCTTTTTTTAGGCATCATTGTCGGTGGACTTCTTCTTTGTCAGGGGACTGGTTCGGGATTTTTTGATGCCATTTTCAAAAACGGCTTGATTGCAAAGGTCGCAGACCCTTATAACGTGGGCATTCTCGTGTTCCTTGTTATGTTGGGTGCTATGGTCGCGCTCATGAACAGAGCCGGTGGTTCTGCCGCTTTTGGCAACTGGGCCAAAACGCATATCAAGTCAAAGGTCGGTGCGCAGATTGCGACGATTTGCTTTGGTATCTTGATTTTTATTGATGACTATTTCAATTGCCTTACGGTCGGTAGCGTGATGCGTCCGGTGACGGACCGCTTCAAGGTGAGTCACGAAAAACTTGCATACCTGATTGACTCTACCGCAGCTCCGATTTGCATTATTGCACCGATTAGCTCCTGGGCTGCTGCTGTTTCGGGATTCGTGGAAGGCGAGGATGGCCTCACGCTCTTTATCAAGGCGATTCCGTTTAATTTTTATGCTCTCTTGACGATTCTTACGTTGTTCTTGGTTGTCATCTGGAATGTGAATATTGGTCCGATGAAAAAGCATGAACAGCATACAAGCGCAGTTGGCCTTGGTCCTGAAGAATTGACTGTAATGGAAACCAAAGGTAAGGTTTTGGATCTTGTCATGCCGATTGCATCGTTGATTGTATTCTGCGTGCTTGGCATGATTTATACGGGCGGTTATTTTGCGTCGGGCGATGCGGCAAAGGGCTTTGTCGATGCGTTTGCATCTAGCGATGCGTCTGTCGGTCTTGCGATTGGTTCGTTTGGCGCGTTCATCTTTACCGTTTGTTTTTACATGAGTCGCCGCGTGTTGCGTTTCAGCCATAGCATGGCTTGCTTGCCGGATGGCTTTAAGGCTATGGTTCCTGCAATTTTGATTCTTGCTTTGGCATGGACGCTTAAGGGCACGACGGATGCTCTTGGCGCAAAGGAATTTGTAGCAGGCCTTGTGAAGGGCGGTGCAGCTGGATTCATGAACTTTATGCCGGCGATTATCTTTGTGATTGCTGCGTTCCTTGCTTTTGCAACGGGAACATCCTGGGGCACGTTCGGCATCCTCATCCCGATTGTCGTCGCGGCGTTTGGCGGTGTGGATTACAGCCTCATGGTCATCTCGATTTCGGCTTGCATGGCGGGTGCCGTTTGCGGAGACCACAGCTCTCCGATTTCGGATACGACGATTATGGCAAGTGCGGGTGCAGAATGCAATCACGTGAATCACGTCAATACGCAAATCCCGTATGTGCTTATTGTGGCTGCGATTTCATTTGTCACCTACATTATCGCAGGCTTCACTCGTAGCGCAGTACTTTCGCTCTTGTTCGGCTTTGTACTGACCTTCGGTACGCTCGTGATGATTAAAAAGCGTGCCAAGAAAAAAGGCGAGTAA